The DNA segment ACTTTGGATCGCAATGCTAAGCCGTTGTTGAGTGTGAAAATCCAAGCGCTTTCGTTTTCTTTGGCAAGCAGGGCTTCGGTGGGAATTAACAACAGAAATTTGGATTCTTCGGTAAATATATTTCCGCGAACAAACATACCCGGGGTTAAAAGTTTGCCTTCGTTTTTGATGAGCGCTTTGATCTCCATGGTATGCGTTTTCGGATCCACGATCGGGTTGATGATTCCGATCTTACCTGAAAATTTCTTATCGGGATATACGTCCGCTGTAAATTCGATCGGCATGTTTTTATGAATCGAGATCATATCGTTTTCCCGAACGTTGAATTTTGCGTAAACCTTGCTTATGTTTACCAAAACCATGATCGCTTGGTCCGGGCTATTGACCGCTCCGGGATTTACGTATTCTCCCGCGTGTTTGTTGATATAAGCAACCACTCCATCCGCGGGAGAACGGATCGTCGCCGCCCGAATCAATTCTTCCGTCGATTCCAATGCGGCGCGGGCGGATTCGACCTGTGATTTTGCGACTTCCACTTCCGCTTTTTCGATCAGGGTATTGATGTGAATGTATGATTTTAATTTTTCCTTCGGATCTTCCGGGATCGGAATGTTTTTAGCGGTTAAATCTTCCGGACGAAAGCCGACCATTCCCATCTCGAAATCTTTTTGACTGATTCTAAATTTCGCCTCGGATGCGATCAGAGCCGTTTGTGCACTTTCAATTTCCTCTTTACTGATACCGCCTGCTTGATAGAGGGTTTGTTTTCCCGCAAAGGTGGCTTTCATTTTCGCCAATTCGGCTCTTGCTTCCTTGGTTTGCGTTTTTCTTTTCTCGATATCCAACATTCTGATTTCTATCGAATCTCTTGCTTTCAGATATTTTTCTTCGCTCAATCGAAGACCGGAAATCGAACTTTGTAATGCGGAAATATTCTTTCTTTTTTCCAGCTCGAGTTGTAGAGTATCGATCTTTAAAAGGATCTCTCCTTTTCGAACCTTTTCTCCCTCTTTCGCATAAATTTCTAATATGTTTCCCGCGGTTTTGGAAACGATATCCACTTTGTCCAAAAAGTCTATGGAGCCTAAGGTTTGAATGGTCGGTCTGATTTTTTCGGGTCGTGCCGTGATCGCACGGACCAGGATGGAATCCAAATCGACGGATTGATTTTTTCCTCTTTTGAACCAATTGAAAATCGAAGAGATCGTAAACCCTTTGTTTTTTTCCTTTAGGAATCCTTTGGGATCCGGGGAGATTACGTTTTTATACAATAGAAAAACAATCAATAATACGAGAGTGATTCGAACGAGTTTCAACTTTAAAAGACTTAGCAACGTTTGAAAAATAAGATTGAGTAGTTTCATGATTTATCTTTTGTCCTTTCCGATTTCAGCTTCAATCAGCCGATTCGAACCCGGACTTTCATCCGATAGCAACCTTGCACGATCGAAGTATTGCTGCGCCATCTTATCTCTATTCGCTTTTTTGAATATTTTTCCCAATTTTAGATAGACAAGAGCCAGTTTGGAAGACTCTGCGGCGGCTTCATTGTAAAGAGACAACGCGTCTTCAATTTTCCCCTCTGCTTCTAAAATCGTTCCTAAAGCATACTGGGCCTCCCAGCGACTCGGGCTATTGGCGATGATCGACACCAATCTTTCTTTTGCCTCGTGTCGATTTTCCGTCTTTGTGCTTTCTATTTTCGCTAACCAAAACTGCGGGATCGCGTTACAACTATCCTTGGATTCCGCTTCGCTAAACGTTTTTAAAGCGAGATCAAATTCCTTTTTGTAATAGTGTATTTTTCCGATCATGATCAAGGTAGGAATGGAATTCGGTTCGATTTCCAAGATCTGATTGTATAAAGAAAGAGCTCCGTTTAAATCCTTTCGTATATATGCAGCAGCCGCATCTTTATGTAGTGATTCTAATTTTTCAGCCGCTTGGCCGCAGGCATGAATCGTTAAAGAGAAAATGATCAGTAATGATAAGCTATAAGAAGATTTATTTTTCATCGATGTCGTCTTTTATTTTTTGCCTACGATCCCGGCCATTTTATTCGAAATTTGTTTGCATACGTCTCTCAAAAGAGTCGCTTCGGTAAGACTTCTTCCGTTAACGGTATAGGCGATTCCACCTTTTAGAGTTCCGTTTGAATCGTATATCTTTAGAAAGACCAACGAATTGGAATCCTCTTCCAAAAGAGTTCCCGAATCGTTATTACCGACCGCGCCTTGCACGAAATAATTCAGATTGTATTTTTCAGATAGTATCTTTACTTCCTCGCTTGATAGGAAATCATCCTCTTTGCCTTCCTTGGATACATCCGAGAACCCGACAACCGCTCCTTTATCCAATACGTTTCTTAAATTTTCAGGAAGCAGTTCTCTCAGATTCAGAGTATTGTCATCGCTACTTTGTTTAGGAGGTTCTGTATTTTCCGGTAACGGGTTTTTCGGTTCTTGTCTTTCGCCGGAGGCGCCAACCGACGGTTTTAAGTTTTTTCTATTCGGAATTTCCTTTAAAGTGTATCCTTCGTCGATCAACTGCAGTTGCAGCATGTCTTTAAAGTTATCGATGAGATACGGCGCAAACCTCGCATCTCTGCTCGCTATCTTTCCAATCGCCAAGGACGAGGTGCCTTCCGTTTGCATAACGGAGACCTGGTAACTTCCTGAAGAACGGAACAATTTTAAAATTGTTCCACAGGATATTGTGTTGATAAAAACACATGCGATGATGAATCCATTCGTGATTCTTTTCATAATGGCCTCGTGAAAATTAATTACTCTCAAAGAAAAAGTTAAACGGAGACGATAACACAGTTCCGGCGGGATTGGTTGCCGATTGATCAATCTGTATCAAATAGAATGGAAAATTTGCCACTGCAATTCCAGTATTAAAAAGAATATCGAAACCACAACCCGGAGTTCGATCCGTCATCGATACAGTCAGCACTCGATCGCTATCGGACCAAGTCCAGTTGCCTCGAAAAATCGAAGACGCAGAGCTTGGGAGTTGCGAAACGGCCGATATGTTGACCGCATTTGCAGTGCTGATCGGATTCATCGGTTGATTAAAAACGATCACGATGTTATCCGAAGTGGAATCAGTAGGACACGCCTGTAGTCCCGGAGCAAAACTATAAGTGGAAGCGGGAAGAATCGGTGCGCCCATCTGCCACCAACAACCGCTTGTGAGCGCAAAGCTGGAGCAGTTTGCCTGATTTTGCAGACCGATTGCGATCACTTGCGGTGAATTGTTTTCGGTTTTGAAAGTAAGCGAAAATGGATTTTGGAGATTATTTCCCGCGATATCCTTTGCCGAGGTGGATATATTTAAAGTATAATTTTGTCTGTTATTTAACGGGATTACCGGTGTTAAGATCATATCGTTTCCGACAAATGAGATCGCAAAATTGCCCGACGGAGATAGAGAGAGTGCGTTCTGAGTCAGGTTTTGATCCATGGTTTCGCTGAAGTGAATCGTAATCGGAACTCCGACACAAACATCCGCGGTGAATGTTCCGTTTTGTAAATTGAGGATATCGTTGGGGGTCGCCCCGCACCCGTCTCCGTCTTCGTCGACTTCGAAGTCAATTCCGGTTACCGTAGGTTGTGTAGAATCCAAGGCACCGACCACAAAGGTAGCATTGACTTGATTTCGTAAACCTCTACCGGATGTGTTCGTAATGGAGGTCGGTAAAGAAATGTTGTGTCGCCTACCGTATTGAAACGCTAAGTCGGGCGTAAAAACCATCTGATTGGCCGTAGGAAATGTAAATTGTCCGGTTACTGTCGGAGAGATGGAAAAACCGTTTCGTAGAGTCGAGGAATTCATCGGCTCGGAGAATGTGATCACAATCGGGTTTACCGCAGGATTACCGATACATCCGTTGTTTACGGTTGCGGCTAGGATGTTATTTGCGGTTCCCGCTCCAGCCTGGCAGTTCGCAAGAGTTCCCGCAAAGACATCGATGGAATTGACCGCGGGAAAACCTCCAACCGGAGAAGAAAGAAAATACAATATATGCGGATTCTGAATTTTGATTCCCCCCGTATCGCCTGCATTCTGACCGATGTTGATGATATACTGAGTGTTTGGGTTTAAAGATTGTGTGGAGATAAATCTCATCGTAGTCGGAGAAACCCAGGAAATCATTCCGGATACGCTCGGACTGATCGAGAAAGCCTGGGACGTAGCGTTTTGATCCATATTTTTGCTGAATATGATTTCAAAGGACGCACCTTGTCCCGTCCCTACGTTATCCGTGCATACGTTGGTTACGAAAGAAGCGGATAGGGAATCATCCATACCGCCGTCGCAACCGCCGGGACCCGTTGAAATATCGGACAAAACGTTGAGTATGCTCGGAGGTGTGTTGTTAATCGGTCCACCACCGTTGCCCGTTGTGAAAAAACTCATAAACTCGGACACTAAATTGTTTCCGGCTAAATCCTTTGCTGCGGTCGAGATGGATACTCTGTATTGTGCGAATAGATTCAAATCCTGAGACGGAGTAAAAAGCAAATCAACGGGAGTCGGCCAAGATATGATTCCACTTACGGAAGGTGACAGAGAAAACGCATTTGTAGTCGCGGTCTGATCCATAGGCTCGTTGAATCGTAATCTTAATCTGGTACCGGAAGCAAGATTACAAACATCCGTCATCAAATTCGGAATTTGTGTTAAACCCGCAAAGCCGCATCCCGGAGCTAAGTCTCCAAGCAAGGGACCCGTAGTAAAATCCATCTTTGGCGGAAGTAAATCGATTCCGAATGTAAAAGAAAAGGAATGCGGTGTGCCTAACGTGTTGCCGTCCAAATCCATAACGGAACTCGGAAGACTGACGGTGTAGGTCGTATTTTGCCAGTCTTGACTCGGGGTAAAAACAAATAGACTGGAATTTCCGCAAGGTCCTGTGGAACCGCATAACGCGTTTCCGCTGGTCAGCCATGATTTTGTTCCGAGAATATTCGGAGAAATGTTAATCGAATTTTCAACGCTTGACCGAATTACGGATTCGCTGAAGTGAATAAAAATCGGAGTGTTTAAAGAAGGTGCGGAGGCTCCGGAACACGCTCCCGTTTTGTCCCTGATTCCATTGACAGGATCTAAAATCGAAGCCAGGGATCCGGGAGTGCAGCCCGCGCCTATATTCGTAAAAGCATCCTGTAGAATCACTCTCGGTATTTGAAAATCCTGACCGACCGTAAACGAAAACGAATAATTCTGACCCAATAAATTTCCCGCTACGTCGGTTACGTTTCCAGAAACCGTCACGGTGTAGGTAACGGAATGTTGCCAGGGGGCTACGGGTGTGAATACCAATCTACTCGTTGTTCCACAAGGCCCTGTCGTTCCGCAGGTCGGATTCGGACTTGTGACCCAACTTTTGATTCCGTTGATACTCGGGGAGATATTGATTCCGGAATCGGTTGTGGATAAGTTCATCGCTTCCGAGAAATCGATAAAGATCGGAGAATTTTGAAATCCCGGAACGATTCCGGTACAGAGTCCCGTTGAATTCATCAAACCTCCCGGAAAGAGGAGAGAGGCAAGGGTTCCCGGAGAACAACCCGTTGCGTCCTGAATAAAACCATCCTGCATGATTACGAACGGTTTTGCCACCTCCGAACCGACGGTAAAGCTCGCGGTTACGGTTTGAAGCAACGGATTTTCCGAAGTATCCATGGCGGTTCTTGAAATCGTAAGCACATACGTTAAGCCTGTGGTAAAGGAGGTGCTCGGAGTATAAGTCAATACCGTGTTATTGTTACTCCAAACATAAGCTCCTACTAACTGGGGAATGGTTAAGAAGTTGGATTCCACGGAACCACGATTCATCGGTTTTGTAAAGGTGACTACGATCGGACTATTGACACAAACATCCGTGTTGCTGTAGAAGTTACTTTGAAAGTTGACTATATCCATGAAAGGACTTGCGGGTAAACATCCCGTGGCGTTTTTTTTACCTCGAACCGAAATTACGTCCGGTTGAATCACATCCGTGCTCACGGAAAAATTAATACTATAAGGTTTTTCTAAATCTCTTCCTTCTTCGTCCTCACAACGATTGGATAAGTTGGCGACGTATGTGATTCCACCCTGCCATCTTTGAGACGGAGTAAACGTCAGGACATTTCCGTTGATGTCAAAGAGTCCCGTCAGACCGGGTTGCATTGCGAACGCACCGATACAACTTTGCACGTCGATCGGCTTATTGAATGTAAGAATGATTTTTTGATCTTTTGCTACGCCCGTTTGACCCGGCGCCGGAATCGAATAGATTACTTTAGGAGCGGCCGGATTGTTATCCAGAGGGATCCAATTTTTAAATTTATTTTCATATTTGCTACAGGACGCAAATAACAAAAAAAACAAGAGAGAAGCGAAAGAACGAAGGATGGCTTTTTTAATATCGATTTTTTTCATGTTATTTTTTATTACCAGAATCGAATTGATCCAATGTGCTAGAGTCTAAATCCGATTCTATGTCCTTTTGATTAAAATATTCTTCTATGTCTTTGATCTTAAAATTCGTATCAACTTTTGCTTTTGGAATCGGGCGGTTTTGTAAAATCAAGGGAAGGATCGTATTTCCTTGACTCGGTTTGAATTGAAAAAGATTGAGAGAATCGGGTTGCATACCGGAAACCCATTCCAGTTCGTAAACCGAAGTGCAGTATTTTCCGATCGCATCGATTAACTTTTCCTGAGCTCCCACCAATTCGGTTTCCGCAAAAAGAATGTCCGCTCTTTTGGCTTCTCCCACTTGTATCTTTGTGGACATTAGCCTCATGCTTTCATAACGAAAATATACCATTCCGCTTCCGATTTTGATCAGGTCGTAAGATTCGTGCACGGAATCGCCCGCTTTTTCCACTTCGATCGCGATCGTTTGTTCGAGCCGTTTTTTTTCCGCCAAAGAATCGCCCAATCGAATCTTACTTTCCATTACCTTTCTGGAATAACTCATACTATCGAGAATTTGCAGGTTATTTGTAGTTGCAGCGTTAAAGTTAGGATTTACGGTTCCGGCAAAACCGGTACTCGCCTGATTGTTATAACGCATTCCTAAATTTTCCGTTGTTGTGTTTGTGGATCCGCCTAAAGGAAACGTTACTTTGAGATTCATATTCCATGTATCGTTTTGCAGAGGATAGTTGACTCCGGTTCTTCCATAGGAACCTCCGATCGATATCTGTGGAATCCATGCGTTCTCCGCCAATTCTCTTTCTTTTGCGAGTTTTTTATTGTTGATTTTGACTTTGAGAATTTCGGATCTTTCGTTCTGGGCGTTTTGAATCAATGCATCTTTTTTAAAATCAGGATTTTGAATATAGAAATCGGTCAATAGATTTCCTTCGACCGCAAGATCGGAGACGTAATCGAGACTCATGGCTAATTTTAAATCGTTTTTTGCTTTTAGGTATTCGTTGATCGATTTTACGAGTGCAAATTCGATTTCCTGTAAGCGGGAAGCTACGCTCAATACTTGGATTTGTGTGGTAAAACCGAGTTTCGATTCCAATTTTGCCAAACGAAGTTGTTCTTTTCCTCTTTCGACGGATTTTTTATTGAGAGCGACTTTTGCCAACGCCACAAGAGTGTTTATAAAATTTCTCTGAACTTCCAATTTTACTTTGGCGGATGTGATTTTAAAATCCTCACGAGTTAAAACTTCTTCCAGTCTGGCTATATCCAAATCCAATTTTTTCTTTCCGCCGTCGTAGATGATCTGATCCACATTTAAGAGAATCGCATTGTAGATATAATCGTTCGAATCTTGTATGATGTATTTTTGTCTGGTTATGTTGACTCCTAATGTGGGGAGTAAATCTCTCCATCTTTCCGCAATGAGCTCCCTTACGGCTGAATTTTTATTTTTTATAGATAAAAGCATATAATAATTTGTTAATGCTATTTGAGTTGCTGTTTCCAGGTTGATTTTTAGGATGCGTTTTTCAGAGGCAGATCTTTCCAAAGGAAAACATGCAAAAATCGTTATCAATAACGTAAAGATTGCTATGTGATTTTTTTTGAATAAGCTTTGTTGTTTATTTGCGGCGAAGAGGGGCTCAATTGCCAGAAAAAGCTTTGTAATCAGAAAACTATAGAGAAATCTATTTCTTTTCATCTTTAACGGATCGAAATCAAAGTTTACTTTGTGACATTATTGTGTCTAAATTGTGATGTTTCTGAAAAACAAGAATCACAAGGGGTCTTTGTCGTCAAGTGCCATTAGTGGGGTATCTTAGTCAAGATAGATCCATTTATGTAAGGAATTAAATACATTCATACCCTTGAAATGAATGTATTTCTTTAGAAATATACTGTATCCACAGGTTGGATTGGAGGAAATGTCTGCCTTTGAGCACCGTTTGTGAATTTTTGGGATTGGTTCTCAATGGAATTTCTTGAATAGGGCGATTTGTTTTCAATCTTAACTTTCCGGTTTGAATTTTTTAGAATGAATTCTGCCAAAATTGCAGATTGTTTTTAGGTAATTGAGCGTTGATTTTGAGTTTGAAGTGGAATTAATGTTTTTTTTAAACCACTAGGCTTTTTCTAAAACAACCTTCGGCCGGATCTGTGATACTTTCCGTTCGCCTTTTCTGTTTTTGAATTTGTTGTTGCGACACTGAGGGAGGGCCAAGCTTCCCATAATTTCTAGTCTTTTGTATGGGTAAAAGCATTCCGGGGCTAGACACTGTGAACAGGAGTGATTTTAAAAAACGAAGATTGTTTTTAATTTAGGTATGTTTCGACGGAATCTTTTCTTTGTTAGAAGGAGATTCAAGTCTTACATTGCTGAAGAATGTGATTTTGGCTTGGTTTTAGTAGATAGAATGCTCTATCGTCGTCCGAAGCGGGTTTGGATTAAACTCGATCCTTCGAGTGATGCTGTTTTTGGTGAGATCGAGGTGCCAGATATAACTGTAAATATTGTGGAAGGTTGGACATCCCACATTCAAGGTTTGCTCGATAGAATCCCCGACTTCGGAATCGTCCAGCCACAACAGATAATTCACCATAAAACAACGGGAAACACCGTGAGCAGCCGAAATTGCACCGAGAATCGCCCAAGCACCGGTATTGATTCTCATATTGACCCGGACCATTCCCTGCGGTTTTTGATACAAGGTTTTTCCGGCCTTGGAATTGATTCTCCTTTGGGACAACATCAATTTCTGATATCGTTTCAACAAAGGTAGAATTCGTTTCGGAAGCGCTTTTCTTTGTTCCAAGGTCAATGCGTTGAAATACGATTCCGGAAACAGAATGGTCTCGACCCTGGTTCCGGATTCGACCAAAGCCGATTGAATCTTTTGCTCCGTATGTAAATAAATCTTTCCCATACTCAGATACGGTTCCCGACAAACGCGGCGAGAGCTCGACCGGAGGAAAAAAATTGTTAGAATGAAAAAAATAGACCCGCAAGAAAGGATGATGAACATCCGGATGTTTCAATTTACCGGAATTTTTTAAAAATACATTAAAAAATTTTAAAGTATTTTTTATGCTGAACTTAATTTTATTTTTCCAAACGACATACTGATACGGATAGAGAATTGTTTCGGAATTTACTTATCAGGTTGAATTCTGAAATGAACGAAATTGTATTTTACGATCGATGAAATGATGTTTGTAAAAAAAGAAATTCAACCCGTTTTTGCGATCGCTTGGACCGGATCGGATACGTGTCTGATGTCCATTCCCGTATTCAAACGAACCAATTCTTCAGCGATATTAACCGCGTAATCTCCAGTCCTTTCCAAACAAAGAATGAGACGATACACATCCGCGAATTGATTTTTATCCAGTCTGGGATCCATTACGAATTTCAGGAACGCCGACTGACAGAGGTTGTTGATCTCTTCTTCCACAGAATGAACGCTTCCGTAAAAACGATTTTTCTCTTCGACCAAGGATTCCACAGCCATACCGACGATCGTGATGACCCTTGATAAAAGTTTATTTAGGATTTCCTCGTCGCAAAAAAATCTCTGAGGTATCAAACCTCTGCGAAAACATTTTGCGCAGTTGACGATTTGATCTCCCATTCTTTCCAAGTTTCTTGTGATCCGAATCGCGGAGAGGGCGAAACGGAGAGGATCCCGTTTTAGGACGACTTCTCCGTCGACCTGATCCATTCCCATCGAGTTTCGGTTTGCAACTGCTTCCAAGATCGCGTTTTGAGAAAGATTATCGTTTTGTTTTTCGAGATTGTCGATGAGATCATCTCGATCAATTAGCTTTCTTGCAAGTTCGCTGTTATCCTGTTCCAAGGCATCGTCAAGTAATAAGACCTGTTCGAGGCAAAGCTCGGCCATACTGTAGAGATTTTTGCGGAGAAAGTCAAACTTGGAGGACATACGAGTTCTTTAGACCTGTAGATTCGATAACAAGGTTCCGAGTCGGGTTTGTCACGGAAAATGGATCAAGTTTCAGGTACAGAGATCGTTCTGAAAAAATCCATTTGGTCAAGAAGTTTTTCTTTTGAGCAAAATCTTGTCTCCGATTTCCTGGATCTTAGAAATTGGAATTTTTTTTCTTTCTTTGGAAAGAGGATTGAGAGAGGTTTTGACCATAAGGGATTCTAATTTTCCGTTTTTGACGGTGACTTCTTCCACGGTTCCTTCTTCGGATCCATCGCTGTTCAGAACCTTGAGTCCTTTGTATTTTTCAAAAGGAATCGTATTGAGAATGATCGCGTCCACACCAAAGGTTCGAACATAGTCGATACCGATGAAAAGATCCGGCTTCATAAAACCTTGGTCGATCGTGACTCCCGTAATTCTTTTTTCCATCCGATCGATATGCAGTTTTACGACCACTCCTAAAATCTGACCTTCCGGATCGATTGCCTCCTTGCCCAGGATGTCGTCCGAGGTGATTTTGCTATCTTCGTTTTGCATAATCTTTTTTTAATAATATGTTTTTTAGAGAAGTTTCGATATCTTGCGGATAAAATTCGATCTTGGGTGAGAATGGAAATTTTTTGACCCAGAATCGGATCAGCTTCCAGGTTCCGGGAGATACCTGGATGGAAGAAACGCTTCCGAGTAATCTCGCATTTTTGTCATATACTCGTTTTCCGAGAAGGTTGCTTGGAGGATCGATCTTTAAGAGAAGTCTGTCCTTGGAATCGGGTTTGAGATGTTCTTTGGAAAAATAGATTCTACGAAATCGTTTGAGCACTATAATGCCGGCAAGATTTCCGGAGAGAAACCGTATATCGATCAATCTTCCGGAGTTCTCTCCGGATTTGGAGAGAACGTTTTTTCCGAGAGAGGTCCAGAAACTTTTGGATTCCTTGACCTCTTTTTCCTTATCTGCAAATAGAATCATCGATTCTAGAATTCATAAAAATTCTAAAGAATCCAATTCTTTTTGTATTTAGACGGTTCCGGATTTATGAAGAATTTGCCAGAGAAGACAGAGAAAACTTCCGTATTGAATTAAGAATCCGGTGAAGCGAACGTTAACGGCAAGAGCAGAACCGGAACTAAGATGAGCCGTGGTTTGCAGGATTCTCGCAACAAGAATGACTTCGCATACCAGTGCAAAGGTGGAATCCAATACTCCCGCAAACGATCCAATGAGAACCAAGGTTGCAAACAAAGGAAGGTTTTCGATACAGTTGACGTGAGCCCGATTGAGTCTCCAATAGAAGTCGCTTCCGTGTTGGATTCCCCCGGGAAATTCGTTCGATTTTTTTTCGCCTTTTAATACCTTAAAGGATCGAATGCTGACTACCCAAAGACCCAGTAAAATCGTCCATAGAACGAAACCTAATAACGCAATGATTGCCGGATTCATAAATTCTCCACTGATTGTTTTCAAAGAGTAGAAATCAAATTAGGCTTTGATTGCAAGCCGGATTTTGTTGGAAAAACTCGAATCGGAAAGAATGGTTTAGGAATCAAATGAATTTCTGAATCCGTTCGGTTTGATTTCAATCTCCGTCCGAGTTGGACGGCAACGCGTTGGCCCCGAGGATTCCGATCAATTCGGTAGCGTAGATGACTCTCAACTCTCTAAGGCGAAGATAGATCTCGGTATTTACAAACGTTAAGTTTCCGGCGAGATCGTTTTCCAAAGTCGAGGAGACATCGATTCTCCCTTGGATTCTGCTTTTGATCGTGGAAATCTTGTCTTTGATTCTAAGATCAAGAGATGTGTTTTGAAGTTGGACTAAATAACTGAGGGACCTGGATTCCGTGTCACCGGGATTTCCGAGATACACGAGTTCGATTCCTTCCACGGAAGAAAGCAGGTCTTGATACGAGTTCTTGCTGTAAACGGATTCCAACTTTGCTGGAAACTGAGTCGGACCCGCAAGTGTCAGACCCGCGGGAACTCCTACTCGAACGTCTTGGTTTATATAGACGAGCTGAACCATTCCGTTGATAAACGAATCGACCGCGTCCTTGATCCCACCGAACACACCCGAACCGGAAGATAAATTGCCGGAAAAGTTTCCGGTCGCGGGAGCCCATGCCGCATAGAGACGTTGGGAATCTCTGTGAATCACGTCCGCAAGAGCTTCAATATATGCTAAACTTCTAATGCTTCCCGCGTTTTCTCCGTCAACGATCGCAATCGCATCGGTCCCGGTTCCGGAGTCGTAGAGAAAGTATTCCAGTGTTTCGAATCCTCTTCTGGGAATCGTAAACGTATCCACGCTAGTCGGAGTCAGGATACTCGCTCCCGCTACGATCGCCTCCAAATCGCCCGCATCCGGACGAAAATTTTCTCCTAAGATATATCCATCCAATCGATGAAAGTAATTGGAAGGAATGTAAGACCGGCTGATATAAAAAACCTCCGCACGTTTGAAGATTTTTCGAGCAGCGCTCCATTTGTTTCGAAGATCGTTTAGGTTTGCGGTGCCTTGCGCGGTTTTGTATGCGGAGGCGCTCGTTTTCAAATCATTGGCCGCGGATACCAATTGACTCAATTGGGAAAGGGCGACTCGGTTTGCAGTGTATGTTAAAAATTCCCCCGTACTCGCGTTTGCAAAGAGGGCGATCCAAAAGGTTTCGGCACTTGTGATCTTTCCCAAATCCTCGCAACGGATTCCGGGAATGACGATGACTAACGTCAAGACGAGGATCTTGATTTTTTTGGCGGCGACCGAAGGCGAAAATCGTAAATTAGAAAAGAATGAAGTTCTCATAAAGACTCCAAAAAACGAATCAGTTTGTTGCGATCCGTTTGCGGAAGATTGATAAATTTATTTTTGGAAGCGAGGGCCTCTCCTCCGTGCCAGAGAACGGCTTCCTTGTGTCCGCGGGCTCGTCCGTCGTGAAGCAGGTGATTATGTCCGTTTACTCTTTGGATCAAACCGGTTCCCCAAAGAGGAGGGGTTCTCCATTCCGTACCGGAGGCTTCGAAATCCTCGCGGTTGTCCGCGAGAGAGGGGCCCATATCGTGAAGCAATAAATCCGTATACGGTTTGATATGTTGAAACGATACTTCCGGAAATCCTTCCAGATATCCGGTAAAGATATACGGTTTGTGACAGGAGTCGCATCCGATTTCGGAAAAAAGTTCTTTTCCGCGAATGACGTCCGCGTGTGTCCAATCTCTTCTTCCCGGAGTTCCGACCAATTTGG comes from the Leptospira sp. WS92.C1 genome and includes:
- a CDS encoding efflux RND transporter periplasmic adaptor subunit translates to MKLLNLIFQTLLSLLKLKLVRITLVLLIVFLLYKNVISPDPKGFLKEKNKGFTISSIFNWFKRGKNQSVDLDSILVRAITARPEKIRPTIQTLGSIDFLDKVDIVSKTAGNILEIYAKEGEKVRKGEILLKIDTLQLELEKRKNISALQSSISGLRLSEEKYLKARDSIEIRMLDIEKRKTQTKEARAELAKMKATFAGKQTLYQAGGISKEEIESAQTALIASEAKFRISQKDFEMGMVGFRPEDLTAKNIPIPEDPKEKLKSYIHINTLIEKAEVEVAKSQVESARAALESTEELIRAATIRSPADGVVAYINKHAGEYVNPGAVNSPDQAIMVLVNISKVYAKFNVRENDMISIHKNMPIEFTADVYPDKKFSGKIGIINPIVDPKTHTMEIKALIKNEGKLLTPGMFVRGNIFTEESKFLLLIPTEALLAKENESAWIFTLNNGLALRSKVKTGKQYEDKTEIVEGLEPGTIVAIEKLTQLKDGMKISPQLENGLELK
- a CDS encoding lipoprotein, which codes for MKRITNGFIIACVFINTISCGTILKLFRSSGSYQVSVMQTEGTSSLAIGKIASRDARFAPYLIDNFKDMLQLQLIDEGYTLKEIPNRKNLKPSVGASGERQEPKNPLPENTEPPKQSSDDNTLNLRELLPENLRNVLDKGAVVGFSDVSKEGKEDDFLSSEEVKILSEKYNLNYFVQGAVGNNDSGTLLEEDSNSLVFLKIYDSNGTLKGGIAYTVNGRSLTEATLLRDVCKQISNKMAGIVGKK
- a CDS encoding tetratricopeptide repeat protein — encoded protein: MKNKSSYSLSLLIIFSLTIHACGQAAEKLESLHKDAAAAYIRKDLNGALSLYNQILEIEPNSIPTLIMIGKIHYYKKEFDLALKTFSEAESKDSCNAIPQFWLAKIESTKTENRHEAKERLVSIIANSPSRWEAQYALGTILEAEGKIEDALSLYNEAAAESSKLALVYLKLGKIFKKANRDKMAQQYFDRARLLSDESPGSNRLIEAEIGKDKR
- a CDS encoding Ig-like domain-containing protein, which encodes MKKIDIKKAILRSFASLLFFLLFASCSKYENKFKNWIPLDNNPAAPKVIYSIPAPGQTGVAKDQKIILTFNKPIDVQSCIGAFAMQPGLTGLFDINGNVLTFTPSQRWQGGITYVANLSNRCEDEEGRDLEKPYSINFSVSTDVIQPDVISVRGKKNATGCLPASPFMDIVNFQSNFYSNTDVCVNSPIVVTFTKPMNRGSVESNFLTIPQLVGAYVWSNNNTVLTYTPSTSFTTGLTYVLTISRTAMDTSENPLLQTVTASFTVGSEVAKPFVIMQDGFIQDATGCSPGTLASLLFPGGLMNSTGLCTGIVPGFQNSPIFIDFSEAMNLSTTDSGINISPSINGIKSWVTSPNPTCGTTGPCGTTSRLVFTPVAPWQHSVTYTVTVSGNVTDVAGNLLGQNYSFSFTVGQDFQIPRVILQDAFTNIGAGCTPGSLASILDPVNGIRDKTGACSGASAPSLNTPIFIHFSESVIRSSVENSINISPNILGTKSWLTSGNALCGSTGPCGNSSLFVFTPSQDWQNTTYTVSLPSSVMDLDGNTLGTPHSFSFTFGIDLLPPKMDFTTGPLLGDLAPGCGFAGLTQIPNLMTDVCNLASGTRLRLRFNEPMDQTATTNAFSLSPSVSGIISWPTPVDLLFTPSQDLNLFAQYRVSISTAAKDLAGNNLVSEFMSFFTTGNGGGPINNTPPSILNVLSDISTGPGGCDGGMDDSLSASFVTNVCTDNVGTGQGASFEIIFSKNMDQNATSQAFSISPSVSGMISWVSPTTMRFISTQSLNPNTQYIINIGQNAGDTGGIKIQNPHILYFLSSPVGGFPAVNSIDVFAGTLANCQAGAGTANNILAATVNNGCIGNPAVNPIVITFSEPMNSSTLRNGFSISPTVTGQFTFPTANQMVFTPDLAFQYGRRHNISLPTSITNTSGRGLRNQVNATFVVGALDSTQPTVTGIDFEVDEDGDGCGATPNDILNLQNGTFTADVCVGVPITIHFSETMDQNLTQNALSLSPSGNFAISFVGNDMILTPVIPLNNRQNYTLNISTSAKDIAGNNLQNPFSLTFKTENNSPQVIAIGLQNQANCSSFALTSGCWWQMGAPILPASTYSFAPGLQACPTDSTSDNIVIVFNQPMNPISTANAVNISAVSQLPSSASSIFRGNWTWSDSDRVLTVSMTDRTPGCGFDILFNTGIAVANFPFYLIQIDQSATNPAGTVLSSPFNFFFESN